A genomic stretch from Bos javanicus breed banteng chromosome 3, ARS-OSU_banteng_1.0, whole genome shotgun sequence includes:
- the THEM5 gene encoding acyl-coenzyme A thioesterase THEM5 yields the protein MLRRGFQAAVILGHHGTLPGATHLLPRFNPASAFGSSMESLVSRFCQEMKKSKNYALPNASWGPDMLSLYHEFLEKTKTNGWVRVPSFRSNRDHIQGFKLPLDLSANSDKSDGRLFTRCIEREGQGYEYVIFFQPSEKKSICLFQPGPYLEGVPGFVHGGSLAALIDETFSKTAYLSGEGLLTVNFNIRFKNLIPLGSLAVLNVNVEKIEDQKMYLSCVTQSRDQQTVYAKASGTFLQMHLEEDSSRQ from the exons ATGCTACGGAGAGGCTTCCAGGCGGCAGTGATACTTGGTCACCATGGAACTCTTCCTGGTGCCACCCACCTCCTGCCCAGATTCAACCCTGCCTCAGCCTTCGGATCCTCCATGGAGTCCCTG GTCTCAAGATTCTGTCAGGAGATGAAAAAGAGTAAGAATTATGCCCTCCCCAATGCCAGCTGGGGTCCAGACATGCTGAGCCTGTATCATGAATTCCTGGAGAAGACCAAGACCAATGGCTGGGTCAGAGTGCCTTCCTTCAGATCCAACAGAGACCACATCCAGGGGTTCAAGCTCCCACTAGACTTATCAGCTAACTCAG ACAAGAGTGACGGGCGCCTCTTCACCAGGTGTATTGAGAGGGAAGGACAAGGCTACGAGTATGTCATCTTTTTCCAACCATCCGAGAAGAAGTCCATCTGTCTTTTCCAGCCGGGCCCCTACCTGGAGGGAGTCCCAGG gTTTGTCCACGGAGGGTCCCTGGCAGCCTTGATAGATGAGACCTTTTCTAAAACTGCTTACCTGTCTGGAGAGGGGCTATTAACAGTAAATTTCAACATCAGGTTCAAAAA CTTGATTCCCCTGGGCTCTCTGGCTGTGCTGAACGTCAACGTGGAAAAGATCGAGGATCAGAAGATGTACCTGTCCTGTGTCACCCAGAGCAGAGATCAGCAGACAGTTTACGCTAAAGCCTCAG GCACTTTCCTCCAGATGCACCTGGAAGAGGATTCATCTCGACAATAG
- the C2CD4D gene encoding C2 calcium-dependent domain-containing protein 4D has translation MWLLEKAGYRAGAAEPRARWAPSSLFPKRRTPCPLAHPCPNVLTPDRIPQFFIPPRLRDPGGALPHSGGRGLPATCSLPHLAGREGWAFLPESPHTRRRESLFHWPPPTPAGGLPPAPSRLHVSAPDLRLCQAPDSDTASSPDSSPFGSPRPGPDRPRPRSLSRVQASSAGSSPHASRRAGPPTPPLFHLDFLCCQLRPTQESVLHLEPRGGQLRLSAEYPAGPGRLRLRLVSAEGLPRSRAGPGSGGGGCCVVLRLRPRARPRGQRSRVVKCSTNPIFNEDFFFDGLGPPDLAAHSLRAKVLDRGAGFRRDVLLGECETPLIALLPPLGAGLGPGASLVPAHLSL, from the coding sequence ATGTGGCTCTTGGAGAAAGCTGGCTACAGGGCAGGGGCCGCGGAGCCCAGGGCCCGATGGGCGCCCTCCAGTTTGTTTCCTAAGCGCCGCACCCCGTGCCCGCTGGCTCACCCCTGCCCCAACGTCCTCACTCCGGATCGCATCCCACAGTTCTTTATCCCGCCGCGGCTCCGGGACCCAGGTGGCGCGCTGCCCCACAGCGGCGGGCGCGGCCTCCCCGCGACCTGTTCGCTGCCACACCTGGCGGGCCGCGAAGGCTGGGCCTTCCTGCCCGAGAGCCCGCACACGCGCCGGCGCGAGTCCCTGTTCCACTGGCCACCGCCCACCCCCGCCGGCGGGCTGCCCCCCGCGCCGTCCCGGCTGCACGTCTCCGCCCCGGACCTGCGCCTCTGCCAGGCCCCCGACAGCGACACGGCCTCGTCGCCGGATTCGTCGCCCTTCGGCTCGCCGCGGCCAGGCCCTGACCGGCCCCGGCCGCGCTCGCTGTCCCGGGTGCAGGCGAGCTCGGCGGGCAGTAGCCCACACGCCTCGCGCCGCGCGGGACCGCCCACGCCGCCCCTCTTCCACCTCGACTTCTTGTGCTGCCAACTGCGGCCGACCCAGGAGAGCGTGCTGCACCTCGAGCCCCGGGGAGGGCAGCTGCGGCTCTCCGCCGAGTACCCGGCCGGGCCCGGGCGGCTGCGGCTGCGCCTGGTGAGCGCTGAGGGCCTGCCGCGGTCGCGGGCCGGCCCcgggagcggcggcggcggctgctgcgTGGTGCTGAGGCTGCGGCCGCGCGCCCGGCCGCGGGGCCAGCGAAGCCGAGTGGTCAAATGCAGCACCAACCCCATCTTCAATGAGGACTTTTTCTTCGATGGGCTCGGCCCGCCGGACCTGGCCGCCCACAGTCTGAGGGCCAAGGTGCTGGACAGGGGCGCAGGATTCCGCAGGGACGTGCTGCTGGGGGAGTGTGAGACGCCCCTGATTGCCCTGCTGCCGCCCTTGGGTGCTGGGCTAGgtcccggggcttccctggtgcctgccCATCTCAGCCTGTAG